The genomic window cttactggatttccataaatatttttgataaaatctgaagcaaaaacgtgagggagaaaccctactatgggggaaaaactactatatagtagcttttccccccggggagaaaggctactatatagtaggtttcccggggggaaaagctactatgggggaaactctgctatacaacaccggtcaAATATATATCCCTGAAAGCAGAGGCAGAAGGATGTTAAGATTAAAGACAGGTCTGCTTCAAACTTCAGCGCATACTGTTGACCTCAAATacaatttccaagtaaacccaaaataAACCCAAAGTACCCGAAATAAAAACTccaagtggacccaaattttcaaaatgtaaacccAGAGTTAACCCCAAATAAAACCCAAAAGTAAACACGGGGTTTAGGTGGGGTTTACTAAAGTGTTAGGTTTGGTCTGATCGGTATACATCTTACCTCGATGCCTGATAATTTAATTGGCAATTTCAGGGAAATGGAAACCTTCTCGACCAGTAATTTCTAAAAAGTATGGTCCGATGTAGAAAGTTACCTGTATGGTTACCTGTATGACAcattattatgtacatgtaaattaacattttaattcaATGTCCTTTAAACGTTCAGTCTAAAACATTGTTTCTAAAATGAATACTTCTGCTATTTAGTTACCTAATAGTAAATAAACCTTATAGTAAACAATAAGTTTTCTTTcgcataaataaaatttaaaagtttgttttttcaCCTGCCACTGattataattttgattagaTAATACACATGCCTCTTTACTCTAAATGCTCTGTAATCTACAAGGTTGAACACATaagttgacaattttttttttgaatgcaAAACTATTAGTTATTGAAAACAAACAACTTTTACCTTGTATCCACAATCTTCTGTCTAAAccttcaaattttaacaaatgaatatataccatttttttttacacacgtGACATTTGATCATTACAGTGGTTATCATCTTTAAAACGAAATTATTTTTGTCTGAAATTTCATATAGTCGAATAGTTGACATTCTGAAACGAAAATTGTCAACAGTGTACTTTATcctgaaaaaaattgttgataccTTGATCCTCATTCCTGTCATTATAGCATAAATATAGGATGAAATCTTTTCAAGAGAAAATTATCTTCTCTGTGCATAATGATCATTATACATTATTCTGACTTTTGTTAAAGTACAAACCAGAACAACAATCACGAGATCATCGTTAAGTCAttattttccattaaattctgtctAGGTCACTCTAAGGTGTgaggaaaaaaatgtataaaatatagcTCTAACATTCTAGTTTAATATTTTCTACGTTGTTAATCTACCGTGGATCAAAAAGATCTTTTTAACTGTGCCTCTTTTGTACTCCTGGTAAATTCGACTCATTATAGTCCGATAGATTAAATGTGAACGTTATCAATACACTATAATATTCTCATATTTCCCTGTCATCTTTGAAAATCAAACCAGCATTTGTATCTAGAATTATATTATCAGAGTTATCGAATGCAGCTAATTGTGGGCAAGTTGCAAGGAAGCTAATTTCGTTTCTGTTGTCTTGTAAGCAATCCACGTTGTTATTAGATAAATTATGTCTGACCTTAGCACTAAAATAACCTTTTACTACCACGAAATATTTTACTTCGAGGACTTTATCTCTATTTCAAAGTCCGGTTACTGCTAGCTAGTCAGTTATTGTGAATACATCCGTATACCCATAAATCAAGTTTACTCTTAGTTTTCATTAATCAGGCTCTTCCAAATATTGTTGGTATTACACACGTATTTCATACGTTTggtattattatcattatttattcgAAAGCTTAATTTTGTGATAGTTGCTTGTCAAactcttggttttttttttcttttttgtccaacaaaaacaaatgtataGACAATGTTGCACTTTTAACTTAAGTGTGAACTGAAAATGCACAAAGTGGAAAATTCATAACCTCAGATAACTTTCTTATCTCAAGGTTAATGTGTGATTCcaatttaaaaaccaaaaatttaaaaaaaaataataattagcattacaagAGAAAATTGCACCACCCAAGACAGTAAGGTAGGGTGAAGTCAGATCCAGAACTAAACTGTcttatatctatactactatattaaaataatagactcgattttttgggctttaataccgagaaatcggaagagtactgtcttttgttttatatatttttaacatcattggtacttggagattaccaatttgtttttattttttctcaatcaggcttcgctaattaataatcaacaaaaattcctttaaaaaatccggaaatcgtctgaatttttcggattttacaatcttgcgcatgcgcattagattcacgctaaatcacgggatgctctttagtttatgtttccacaatatcacatgtgcatggataaactaaaaaaaacgataatacaaatacgtgtaaattttcattaaaaatttgctatatattctgttcatgtaAGAACATACGGGATATAACTCTAAGTGCGTTTTAAATGAACAATTCCGAGAGTTCTGAATGTCAACATGATGTGCAAATTTGATGCATCTATTCTAAAAATGCCCGACATAATAtccaatgtcaacccgtgcacgcacgggtcaaagtctagtccTTATATGaaagaattaattttcattttgatagaAAATCATTCTCATGAACCTTACCTGGTACTATCTTTTCAATAACTAAAATTGAGATAACCTTATGGTTTACTGGGTATTTGGTTCCCTCAATAATCTTCAAAATCTTCACTTTCGGTTATCGGTCagattgttgttttttgttgttgtttttgtggtttttttgtattcataaaGACACTCTAGAATTTTGTAGTGCCACTTGCATGTAAAAcaagaaaactgaaaataaaagaatgaaattAACATTGTAGTAAAACTTTATTTCTCACAGAGAGAGATAAACatgattttatacatgtacatcatggAATAACGtacatacaaaaatataaataaacctATACACAAATTCACACAGAGTTACAGCACTTATTATATAtctataaacatgtacaaaagACGGTTTGTTTGATATCACAGGTTAGCTTCGATGAATCGTTGAAACCTACAGCTTAAATGGAATGAACATTTAACACACATAATTATTGTAGTTAATAGCGTCAAAAGTGTCCATACAATAATTCAAGATTTATTACACGACAAATGCATATTTCTGCTGTGATTCAAATATCACGtgaaaaacttttaatttcaCCAATTAAAACTTCTCTAtcacatctcaatttaatattacgCATAATTTAAACACAAATCAATAAGTATAAATAAGTATTTCGAATGGTACACGTTTCAGATGcttaaatttaatgaatatatgGTCAATCCGACTAAATGGATTGAATTGGTAGAATATGGACTGTAGTTGTGCCCGCATTTACTGGAATCGCTGACTATGAGGCAACGCACCAGGTCCAGGCTTTAGTTTCAAACTCAGAAAATATGGAATGTGTGCTAGGAACTCGATCTTGCTTATTTTTGCGCCTTCGTcctagatttttttaaaaagtagaaaaaagcATATGTTATCTATACTATACTCAGGATTTTATTACAATTACAATAAAGTTGAGTAAACAActgattttatatgatatatcttGTCTTTTTTTTCACTATATTCTGAATGCATAATTAAAATAGCGCAAAAATTACAGGCACTTGTCGTAATACTTGTTAAATAGGAAGGCCAATTGGCTtctatgtttattttcttctgctcaaaatttaacaaaaatctatttttatgttttcataaaaaGGGTCTTTAGTTGCCCTTTCCCACTCCAATTCCCTGTTGCTACGTGCCAGAACTACGAGATTTCAAATGGTCGTACAATGCACTTACAGGgtccacagtttcaaggatctTGTTCCAGTTGGTGTCGTCTGCTGCGAGATCCGTTTCTAGGGCCGCGGACAGCACTTCCTGTAGAGACTCGAGCGAGATTTTCCCGCTGTGAATTCTGTCCACAGACTGGAACAAATCCTGCAAAGAAGGGGCAAGTTGTTAGTATTTCTTCAATTTGAATGTTATTTAGTACAACTGATACAATTTCATGCGTATTGGTATTTGTGTACTCTAAAATaacttattattaaaaataaaatatttttttcattactgaTGCAAATATCTAAATACGtgaattttaactttaattttaatacaTAGTCTTTGATTGTTttgtgtggggttttttttataattaaaattggtTATTTTACCTTATGTGAACTAACATATATTACGCGATTTTACTTTTTACTTACCACGTATTTAATAATTTGATCATGTAATAAAGCGAAATCTAGATTTCCAAAGCTGTCTGCTGCTTCAGATCTGGAAATATACAAGAATAAACACTCTGTAATTAACGTGATATAATTTCATTTCTATGAGCTTCTTAATAGGATCCTATGACATTTCATTACActaatataattgttttaatataaatttgaaCCCCTTAAAGTATAGCTCTGGTCCAATCTTTTCATAATCAAAGTTTGAAATTACATTCTTGCACTGTCTGTTCGCTGACAATTACAGGATAATGCGTGTTGAAGACATTTAATTATTTGCTGATGCGTCAGTGTCTTACTTGAGGTCCTGCACTTTCTTTGTGAGTGTTGACATGGTCATGAATTCGTCCACCCCAAAAAATGTACTGGAGCTAGTGATATCGTATACCTGTAAAGCAGTGAAgccaaaatgttaaaatacctATTGATCTGTTCAATGTTTTAGATTAGTTTTGTTGATTTAGGTCTTCCGATtgaatatacaaattaaaaacattcgaGATCACCACCACTGAATATACTGAATAAAATAACTTcagatcaaatgaaaatatgcaGATTTGTCATTCATgcatttataatagaaaaagCAATCCGGCGAAATATGATGccgttattaaaaaaaaccatttaacaAGCCTTGGACTTTCGATAGGATTTAAGTAACTATCTTTTTAGGCATCAAAACACGTTAAAATGACGCTGCATTCTGGTGAAAAATATACACTTATTGCATTGTCTTAGCTCTAAAACCAGACAGATCTTGTTCAGTTCAAAGAGCCATGGTCGATTGTGCAGCAGTGAAATAGAcaagcctacgtcacattgctatTTGACAcgactacccaaagtccaagctcttctTAAAATGGTAATTGTTAAACTGTTGAATGCATTACACTAAAATAGATATAGTTAAATTGTATGAAAAGTTCTCACCTGTTTGAGGAAACGTTCTTGCTGAACTGACATCTGCGGTGGAAGTTGGGATTTGATTTGCTGATACATTAAATGCCTTCAatgataacaattttaaaatatgaaataatttaaattatttaataatttagattttatttaaaaataataatgattataAATGTAGCCCTACATTACATTTATATACTgtcatatagtgaaaatctttaaatttttctatATGTTTCATTTAGCACGTGTACAGTCATACCCGTCAGCATCTGTGTCCAATTTCTGGAAAGTTTTTTTCAGCTCATCTCTCTTTTCTTCCGGCAAAAGATGTGAGAGTTCACTTCCCTGTTTCATGAAGAAACGTATAACATAGTCTCAAAATTATGACAAAAGAATTTAAAGCATGCGTATTTTATACaggttacatgtattaactggCTTTTAAGACAACAGTAAATATTCGAGTCCGGTAAACAAGTTCGAGTTATCGGGCTTTGAATTTAAGGTAGTGGTATCAGGTGCATGCAAAAGACACACAAAAAAGAAATCGGATGCTATATCTGTTTAATACATTCGATAAATACTTTCGATTACTAATCATCAAGGAAATATAGCAAGTAAACTATTTCACACAAAACGCGATGTCTTGATAAAACATAAGGTTTATTCGCCatactttttcatttaaaaaagtgtaCACAGAAATCTCGACTATATTTTGTTTGGGTCAAATTCAATGTTGATTTGGTCAACATGTATGCATGCAGTACCTTCAGGGGGTTGGGCGTCGCCGCTTTCACCGGGCTATCAATCAGCTTAGATCTCCCGGAGAGGCGGGACTCGATTCTCTCCAAAGCCGCCACATCCTCTTCCGGTCTAGGAAAGTCAGTATGATTAGAATGTACTATGTAAGTTAAATTGTTCAAAGTTTATATTgtcattcagattttttttttaatttgcaataaATCCTTTATTTTTGGTGAATCATATTTTGCCGGTTAACTATCATAATGACATGAAGGCGTGAAATGATTGTCGGAATAATGGTatcgatttacacaaaagtaCAGACGTGTAAGGTGATATAAGTCGGTAAACACTTACAGGTTTTCTTTAAGATTGTCGATCTGCAAAGGATTGGTGTCCGGATCCACCATGGCTTCTGGTTTCTCTGTACCACGTGACTTTGGTAAGGCACCAGCAGACGGTATTTCCACTCTCTTCACTGCATCGTTTCTTGTGGAAAGACTACAgcattgaacaaaaataaaattggttACAATCGTATTAGAAATGTAGTTGAATCTTTCGTGATTTTAATTAGGCTTAAGTTTGATGTCGCGAGGAAAATTTAATTTAGGATCCTAAATCATTAACAGAAATATCCCTTTAttcctatttttatttttacaaatactAGTAGTGTCCTCTTACTTGAGCTGTCTGTCGTTGGGCGGTAATGTCGTGCTCCTGTTGACCATGGGATCCATCTTTGATGGGACATTTGTCCGTGATCGCTTCAGGTAGGCTGGACTCATACCTAGACAACGACCAAAATACATTTAGCATTCACTGTTCTTTACATGGCTCAACATAAACGTTGACGAGAGAGACAGAGATAGGAGGAATATGGTTCTCTCAGgtaagtttgttaaaaaaaaaggcaaTGTTACTGGGCAGAAAGAAATTCCCGTTAGTTCTCACACGTAATGGGAAGTTAATATGAAAGTGTTACAAATATATAAggtcatacatatacatgtactatattatTAGAATTCAACTGGTTAGTTGGCTACATTGAAAGCATGCAAGACATTACAAAAATTGACTAGACTATTGTTCTAGAAACATGGCTGCAATTGAATTTAGATGCCGATTTTCTAGCGCACTTTGCGGACTGTTTGAGACTGTTGGTGAGATGACATGATGAATCTGAACACTCAAGATCATACACAGACGGACATACTTACATCTGGACAACTGAAGCAATATAACGTTTTTACAAACTACATCCGTCATTTTGTTGTTCTCTGAATTCGTGCTTTCTGCAGACGACATCTTGCGCACTAGTTCCGGATCTCGCGTGCAGATATTATAAAATCATGCTCGTATCTTTTTAGCATTTTTTTGCGTGTAATTCCAATCGAGTTTGGGGTTTTATCTTGCTCGATAAATCATTCATAACACAAATATAAAAGATTTGGTTAAATCCTAAAGCCAGTTTAAAACACTACGAATGGCTATAATCCTCTTTGTATAAAAACCATAGTGTTAATTAGATACATTCAAACTACGATCATGCAAGTAATTAAATCATTTGATTGTTTAAACTCTTTACTACATTGACCCAGAGGTTAGAATTTAATAATCCTTAAATAATAGGTTTGAGGTCAAGCATATAATGGGCACAAGCAAATCAGGGGGCAGTTGTCTTTAAATTACACAATTCGTTATCCtcttgtatattttgtttgtacaccTTTAACACAATGATCCAATTTCAATAGCGATTGTTAATTGTAATCATTCCAGCGATTTGGTCCTCCTTGACGAGAAGAATTTCATTgaacaaaatgaattttcctGAGACTATACCCCAAATCATACAATAGTTCGATATTTTGTTTCTGTTCTAAAAATCAAGTTTCCATTCTAAACAGATCAAAGCCAGAAATATAACCGTAAATTCtaacttggttttttttttttactgtttcaAAAACAGTGGCATTACTTCATAAAATACATTCACCGCAGTTTAGCTTTACACGGTCAACGATTAtcaatgataatacatgtatactcttCATCTCAAAAAGCTTATTCCTAAtgtgtaaaatatatttgactacattttttaaatgctgtTCCAATATGGTCAAGGTGAAATACCTTAACCtttgtcaagaaaaaaaaaatagctggagtacttgttaaaaaaatgaccTGGCAGAAATACATTCACTTCActgaaaaattaattgtaagAACAAAATTGATAACAAGTAAGCTTGTAAGTGTTAGTACTGCCAAGTTATTTGGAGTCTTTGCAAAACATGCTgctttaatgataaatatagcCAATGGAAAGAGATTCAACACTAAAGATAAAGACctgaaaaatgttatgaaaaataGACAGCTTATATAAATATCTCAGCGATCAAcgggaaaaaaattatcagcctgtataaaagataaaactttaaaaaaaaaaaaatatataaaatcactCGGCTGTAAAAATTTTTACAGAATCATGCATTGGTTTATAGTACTTGTAGCTTTATTATGATCCATGATAATGCGAGATgttgatcaaaataaaaaagtttcagAAAGGTTAGCTTTGTTTGAGGTTTACAGCATGCAGCATTAAAAGAGatgtaaaattcaacatgaagACCAAATAACTTTGCAATAAAAACACTTGTACATCAACAAAGACATCAGCTTACCAAATTTTCGacctatttaaaaaattctcacAAAAATGTTGATTCTTTCTGGAGACAATATAACAATTAGAGAAGAAACATTGTAAACTAAATTTAATTAGTATTCAAATCTATATACTATTAATTTAACAAACCATATTGTTCTTCATATCTTACAGCATCAATGTTAATTAAATTGACCATCGGttataaaattgtataacaTAGTATAACAGTGCATggtcaaactttattttttaacaaaaattacatcagaagatgaaaatttttaaaaaaaaatcaattaacatCACGTACaagtaatatatgtacatgtaatatacatcaAGTACAAAttgcaaaagcaaaaaaataaaagtaatatacttttttttttaaaactgaggtataaattatcataaatgtGCATGAGTCTCTTGTTCAAAGTCTCGGGAAAAATGAAATGAGTGTACCTTGGCGAGCGAACTGATCTCGTGTCCACGGTCCGTCCTCCGAGAACCGAGGCGTTTCTTGGGCCATATCGTGGTTTTTAATGGAGATAGGTCTCCGGCCGCGCTGTAGCTCTACAGGCAAAGCACACAGGGTCAAAAAAGCTCATCATTTTTGGCATGATCGCAATCGTTGTTGTTGAAAAATcggaaattgttttttttttttttgtaattatttcaaGTGCATTTTGCATTGGACTAATGACCTCCGTTCATTTTGtgttcaaaaattgaaaatattattttactaaAGTGATGTAGATGCACATATTGTGTATATGCTAATTAAATCATATGATCCTTTGGTGTATggattgaaaattttgcaaaCACGTCATCGGGTTTTTTTTAGCACAGCATATACACATACGTGTTAAACAGCACTCTTACCAGTCACAGCTCACCACACACGTCATTACACGTGAATTGTCTCTCAACAACTACACTTCTCAAAAGCtcggaaaagaaacaaaaagcAGCCGATACGTAAAAAGCAGAAGCAAGCGGAACATATATAGACACaggaaatgacgtcacaaagtACAGGAAATGGTCGGTTATATAGGATTTTGTTTCAGCGATGGTGTTTCACACAGTAAATGAAGAAAGCAGAAagcttgttttttttcaatcttccTCCTTTTGGCGACTGTTTAATCTATCTGGGTAGGATGGTTGACACATTAGATGATCAGAATCCATGTTATTATAAACACATCAATCAAATCggtataaaacaatatactgtGTAGTATTTATGCTTAACATTACTTATTTGCAGAACATATCATATACATTACTTGCTTATTTAACATAAGAAGTGATCTTTATCAGAATCTTAAAAACACTGTACAAGACTTTGACAATtcgaaatgaaaacaaaagaaagcgactaattgaaaaaaattataaagagaCATGTGCAAGGGAAGCAAAGAATATTCAACTGTGTGTTCATCATGTGATCAAACCTGCGGGAATGCTAATTCTAGCTTTAATTTGATCTACAGTGCGCTTTTCTCTGGCTAACAGAAGAGGTGATTCAGAAGAACCTGAAGAAGGAGTAGAACAAGTCACGTGTGAGTCACGTGGTACGCAAAAACATAAACAGTGCTACTTTATCACAATGTTACaatacataattcattttttggaAATGTGACAGTAAAATACTACATGaataattacattttgttttttaatttttttttccaacaaattcGTTACACATAATAATCTaacaatttgaaagtaaaatgcACATGTgccaataaaatttgattttaaaaactgtttatagGTTAAAGAATTAATCAAAGAagtgttatatgtattattgtatattaattttgtcgTTCAGACATACAATTCGAATGTTATTCATTTGGATTtgcttgatataaaaaataaaactttaaactgTTTTGGAGATTTTGTTTCCATTGGATACAAAATGAAACGTTCGCCATTAAACTAGACTTGGAGTACTTTTTGATTATTATATTCAATTGTTGAATAAAACTGATCTCCTTCATTCCGATGTGTACAGATCTTTTACTTCctattcaaaaactaaacaCCAACGTCTAAACTACACAAAACTACATTGTCACGTCACAAAACTACATTCAAGAAAAGCAAggctttgattttgatttttgcaaAACGCTACCTTGAAGCACAATTACAGCAAATGAAATGCATGGAGGTTAAGGGTTAATCCGGATGGTTTGCAATTGGTGCGGGGTTAAGAATACAAGGTAAAAGGTGTTTACCACAAGTCAATCAAACAGTGGAAGCCACGCAGGGATTGTTTAGCATTAAAATTGTACCTATTATGTTTTTGTTGACAATTCTGGGAAGTTGACCGATATTTTGCCTTAGCCTCGATCTGGGCAACCCAGTATCTGGGTCAACGGCTTGCTTGCCCAGACGGTGACTAGATGGAACTGAGGCTGAAATTAACATTTTGGTAAGGCTTTAAAACAGGGTGT from Magallana gigas chromosome 9, xbMagGiga1.1, whole genome shotgun sequence includes these protein-coding regions:
- the LOC105317929 gene encoding uncharacterized protein isoform X12; translated protein: MMEGGGELAFSVHDLYPSNVNPAGPITTFVLEGTKLKVPEFRHMSYTNRTRTSMEDGEFNINPEPVPYQPQNFMSSTLLKKVPIPKRHLDSFGGYEYSLGSKRGVILHTDRYQRDGALVWDAPKSFEGMSQRDRLRAELEYMERLRGIKRRREMLPHRAQLDLLMGGKKVEFSERFDIQREIQKLKSLIMPQNARDLFHGKGFHLPDEHSSLRPRRAPMLDYDSDEDTSVPSSHRLGKQAVDPDTGLPRSRLRQNIGQLPRIVNKNIIELQRGRRPISIKNHDMAQETPRFSEDGPWTRDQFARQGRKFGMSPAYLKRSRTNVPSKMDPMVNRSTTLPPNDRQLNLSTRNDAVKRVEIPSAGALPKSRGTEKPEAMVDPDTNPLQIDNLKENLPEEDVAALERIESRLSGRSKLIDSPVKAATPNPLKGSELSHLLPEEKRDELKKTFQKLDTDADGHLMYQQIKSQLPPQMSVQQERFLKQVYDITSSSTFFGVDEFMTMSTLTKKVQDLKSEAADSFGNLDFALLHDQIIKYVDLFQSVDRIHSGKISLESLQEVLSAALETDLAADDTNWNKILETVDPDEGAKISKIEFLAHIPYFLSLKLKPGPGALPHSQRFQ
- the LOC105317929 gene encoding uncharacterized protein isoform X10 → MDAREAFLVVESTKAVLYDAPPTRCPECVLQKSQSMFPDLPSRQNPLMTTPGSKFRHMSYTNRTRTSMEDGEFNINPEPVPYQPQNFMSSTLLKKVPIPKRHLDSFGGYEYSLGSKRGVILHTDRYQRDGALVWDAPKSFEGMSQRDRLRAELEYMERLRGIKRRREMLPHRAQLDLLMGGKKVEFSERFDIQREIQKLKSLIMPQNARDLFHGKGFHLPDEHSSLRPRRAPMLDYDSDEDTSVPSSHRLGKQAVDPDTGLPRSRLRQNIGQLPRIVNKNIIELQRGRRPISIKNHDMAQETPRFSEDGPWTRDQFARQGRKFGMSPAYLKRSRTNVPSKMDPMVNRSTTLPPNDRQLNLSTRNDAVKRVEIPSAGALPKSRGTEKPEAMVDPDTNPLQIDNLKENLPEEDVAALERIESRLSGRSKLIDSPVKAATPNPLKGSELSHLLPEEKRDELKKTFQKLDTDADGHLMYQQIKSQLPPQMSVQQERFLKQVYDITSSSTFFGVDEFMTMSTLTKKVQDLKSEAADSFGNLDFALLHDQIIKYVDLFQSVDRIHSGKISLESLQEVLSAALETDLAADDTNWNKILETVDPDEGAKISKIEFLAHIPYFLSLKLKPGPGALPHSQRFQ
- the LOC105317929 gene encoding uncharacterized protein isoform X9, translated to MDAREAFLVVESTKAVLYDAPPTRCPECVLQKSQSMFPDLPSRQNPLMTTPGSKFRHMSYTNRTRTSMEDGEFNINPEPVPYQPQNFMQTPLPRIGPESSTLLKKVPIPKRHLDSFGGYEYSLGSKRGVILHTDRYQRDGALVWDAPKSFEGMSQRDRLRAELEYMERLRGIKRRREMLPHRAQLDLLMGGKKVEFSERFDIQREIQKLKSLIMPQNARDLFHGKGFHLPDEHSSLRPRRAPMLDYDSDEDTSVPSSHRLGKQAVDPDTGLPRSRLRQNIGQLPRIVNKNIIELQRGRRPISIKNHDMAQETPRFSEDGPWTRDQFARQGRKFGMSPAYLKRSRTNVPSKMDPMVNRSTTLPPNDRQLNLSTRNDAVKRVEIPSAGALPKSRGTEKPEAMVDPDTNPLQIDNLKENLPEEDVAALERIESRLSGRSKLIDSPVKAATPNPLKGSELSHLLPEEKRDELKKTFQKLDTDADGHLMYQQIKSQLPPQMSVQQERFLKQVYDITSSSTFFGVDEFMTMSTLTKKVQDLKSEAADSFGNLDFALLHDQIIKYVDLFQSVDRIHSGKISLESLQEVLSAALETDLAADDTNWNKILETVDPDEGAKISKIEFLAHIPYFLSLKLKPGPGALPHSQRFQ
- the LOC105317929 gene encoding uncharacterized protein isoform X11, which produces MMEGGGELAFSVHDLYPSNVNPAGPITTFVLEGTKLKVPEFRHMSYTNRTRTSMEDGEFNINPEPVPYQPQNFMQTPLPRIGPESSTLLKKVPIPKRHLDSFGGYEYSLGSKRGVILHTDRYQRDGALVWDAPKSFEGMSQRDRLRAELEYMERLRGIKRRREMLPHRAQLDLLMGGKKVEFSERFDIQREIQKLKSLIMPQNARDLFHGKGFHLPDEHSSLRPRRAPMLDYDSDEDTSVPSSHRLGKQAVDPDTGLPRSRLRQNIGQLPRIVNKNIIELQRGRRPISIKNHDMAQETPRFSEDGPWTRDQFARQGRKFGMSPAYLKRSRTNVPSKMDPMVNRSTTLPPNDRQLNLSTRNDAVKRVEIPSAGALPKSRGTEKPEAMVDPDTNPLQIDNLKENLPEEDVAALERIESRLSGRSKLIDSPVKAATPNPLKGSELSHLLPEEKRDELKKTFQKLDTDADGHLMYQQIKSQLPPQMSVQQERFLKQVYDITSSSTFFGVDEFMTMSTLTKKVQDLKSEAADSFGNLDFALLHDQIIKYVDLFQSVDRIHSGKISLESLQEVLSAALETDLAADDTNWNKILETVDPDEGAKISKIEFLAHIPYFLSLKLKPGPGALPHSQRFQ
- the LOC105317929 gene encoding uncharacterized protein isoform X13 translates to MSYTNRTRTSMEDGEFNINPEPVPYQPQNFMQTPLPRIGPESSTLLKKVPIPKRHLDSFGGYEYSLGSKRGVILHTDRYQRDGALVWDAPKSFEGMSQRDRLRAELEYMERLRGIKRRREMLPHRAQLDLLMGGKKVEFSERFDIQREIQKLKSLIMPQNARDLFHGKGFHLPDEHSSLRPRRAPMLDYDSDEDTSVPSSHRLGKQAVDPDTGLPRSRLRQNIGQLPRIVNKNIIELQRGRRPISIKNHDMAQETPRFSEDGPWTRDQFARQGRKFGMSPAYLKRSRTNVPSKMDPMVNRSTTLPPNDRQLNLSTRNDAVKRVEIPSAGALPKSRGTEKPEAMVDPDTNPLQIDNLKENLPEEDVAALERIESRLSGRSKLIDSPVKAATPNPLKGSELSHLLPEEKRDELKKTFQKLDTDADGHLMYQQIKSQLPPQMSVQQERFLKQVYDITSSSTFFGVDEFMTMSTLTKKVQDLKSEAADSFGNLDFALLHDQIIKYVDLFQSVDRIHSGKISLESLQEVLSAALETDLAADDTNWNKILETVDPDEGAKISKIEFLAHIPYFLSLKLKPGPGALPHSQRFQ
- the LOC105317929 gene encoding uncharacterized protein isoform X3: MEVETNKGMDSAIGMNLVNKAGSTPFQKRIASIAFKSGDDVTDWMNAGNRATASIKTPKYGLRRRPPKLPSPLVRIPASSISDTPTTMTSDSISRSTYVTLRGSSITPYAYLNSETSRTKSTNNAPDEAVLKKDSTNTDKNPRVGLSQKEVLGPIKRNGNPPSLKAYSSMERNSNGSLEIAKISESAPLHRSESKKSLLHPTFRHMSYTNRTRTSMEDGEFNINPEPVPYQPQNFMQTPLPRIGPESSTLLKKVPIPKRHLDSFGGYEYSLGSKRGVILHTDRYQWDAPKSFEGMSQRDRLRAELEYMERLRGIKRRREMLPHRAQLDLLMGGKKVEFSERFDIQREIQKLKSLIMPQNARDLFHGKGFHLPDEHSSLRPRRAPMLDYDSDEDTSVPSSHRLGKQAVDPDTGLPRSRLRQNIGQLPRIVNKNIIELQRGRRPISIKNHDMAQETPRFSEDGPWTRDQFARQGRKFGMSPAYLKRSRTNVPSKMDPMVNRSTTLPPNDRQLNLSTRNDAVKRVEIPSAGALPKSRGTEKPEAMVDPDTNPLQIDNLKENLPEEDVAALERIESRLSGRSKLIDSPVKAATPNPLKGSELSHLLPEEKRDELKKTFQKLDTDADGHLMYQQIKSQLPPQMSVQQERFLKQVYDITSSSTFFGVDEFMTMSTLTKKVQDLKSEAADSFGNLDFALLHDQIIKYVDLFQSVDRIHSGKISLESLQEVLSAALETDLAADDTNWNKILETVDPDEGAKISKIEFLAHIPYFLSLKLKPGPGALPHSQRFQ